Proteins encoded within one genomic window of Streptomyces sp. NBC_01314:
- a CDS encoding chloramphenicol phosphotransferase CPT family protein, whose amino-acid sequence MAAPAETGSHGNAGSAGASQPSGGLIIFLNGTSSSGKSSIAKSLLTVLDDMYFHMPVDALDAMRSQRAIAPDELPSALRRALMGFHRAVAGMAAGGNNLVVDHVLSEPWHLLDCVALFAPEDVVLVGVHCPLPELERREQERGDRPPGLAARQITQVHAHGLYDIECDTSTASPADCAQQIKDFLPHRSTPTAFEKLKANTPAEQPPAG is encoded by the coding sequence ATGGCAGCTCCAGCAGAAACTGGATCCCATGGGAATGCGGGCTCGGCGGGAGCTTCGCAGCCATCCGGCGGACTGATCATCTTTCTGAACGGCACATCGAGTTCTGGGAAGTCGAGCATCGCCAAGTCGCTCCTCACGGTCCTGGACGACATGTACTTCCACATGCCGGTGGACGCCCTCGATGCCATGCGGTCGCAGCGGGCCATCGCTCCGGACGAACTACCCTCCGCGCTCAGGCGTGCATTGATGGGCTTCCACCGCGCGGTCGCCGGCATGGCCGCGGGCGGCAACAACCTCGTGGTGGACCACGTCCTGAGCGAGCCGTGGCACCTGCTCGACTGCGTCGCACTCTTCGCCCCCGAAGACGTGGTACTAGTCGGAGTGCACTGCCCTTTGCCGGAACTGGAACGGCGCGAGCAAGAGCGCGGGGACCGCCCACCGGGGCTGGCCGCACGCCAGATCACCCAGGTCCACGCTCACGGCCTCTACGACATCGAGTGCGACACGAGCACCGCCAGTCCGGCCGACTGCGCTCAGCAGATCAAGGACTTCCTGCCGCACCGCTCGACGCCCACCGCATTCGAGAAGCTGAAGGCGAACACCCCGGCCGAGCAGCCACCGGCCGGCTGA